From the genome of Pseudomonas sp. WJP1:
CCGTGACGGTCGGCGGGCAGTTGGGTGAAGGCTGCAGCTCTCAGACTTACCTGTCGTTGCTCGACCACGCCACCTACACCGCCGGTGCCGTACGCGCGATCTGGAAAGAACTGGGTGGCAGCATCCAGGGCCGGGATGTGCTGGCGCCAACGCCCAAAGACGCCAAGGTACTGGCGCGGGCGTTCTCGCCGGACCTGGCGGAAATCATCCGCGACATCAACAAATACAGTAACAACACCATGGCCCAGCAGCTGTTCCTGAGCCTGGGGCAGAAGTTCCGCACCGATGCCGACGCCGACGACGCCAAGGCCGCCCAGCGCGTGGTCCGTCAGTGGCTGGCGAAGAAAGGCATCACCGCGCCGCACCTGGTAATGGAGAATGGCTCCGGCCTGTCCCGCTCCGAACGCGTCAGTGCCCGGGAAATGGCGTCGATGCTGCAGGCCGCCTGGCGCAGCCCTTACGCCGCCGAGTACATCAGCTCGATGCCGATTGCCGGCACCGACGGCACCATGCGCAAACGCCTGAAGACCACCGCGATGCGCGGTGAAGCCCACGTCAAGACCGGCACCCTGAACACCGTGCGGGCGATCGCCGGCTTCAGCCGCGACGTCAACGGCAACACCTGGGCAGTGGTGGCGATCCTCAACGACAAGGCACCGTTTGGCGCGTCGTCGGTGCTCGACCAGGTGCTGCTGGACCTGTATCGCCAGCCGAAACTGGCGCAGACGGCTTCGGTGTTGTAAGCAACTCCGACCCCATGTGGGAGCGAGCCTGCTCGCGATGATGGCGGCACATCCAACAATGATGTGACTGAAAGACCGCTATCGCGAGCAGGCTCACTCCTACAGGTTTTGCGTCCAGCCAAGCTAGTTCATCTCCCCCTGCACCCGATCCCTGCCCTCCTGCTTCGCCACATAAACCCCCGAGTCCGCCCGTAGCAACAGCGCATCTGCGCCCTCGCCAACCCGCCAGCTGGCAATACCGAAACTCGCCGTGACGACGCCTACTTCATCGATCGGCGCGCTGCGCAGGCTTTGCCACAACTCCAGTGCCAGCAGATGGGCCTGCTCGCCGCCGATGTCCGGGCAAAGGACCATGAACTCCTCGCCGCCCAGGCGGCAGAACACATCCGTGCGCCGCAGCCGATGGCCGATGCGCTCGCACACGGCCTGCAACACCCGATCACCCACGGCATGGCCATACTGGTCATTGATGCGCTTGAAGTGGTCGATGTCGAGCATGATCACCGACAGTTCGCCACCGCCGCGCTCCACCCGGGCCATTTCGGTGGTCAGGCGTTCCTGGAAATAGCGGCGGTTGTGGATGCCGGTCAGGGCGTCGGTGACCGACTGCGCCCGCAGTTCTTCTTCCACCCGCTTGGTGTCGGTGATGTCGGAGATGTAGCCATGCCAGAGCACTCCGCCGCCCGGCAGTTCTTCCGGGGTCGCCTCGCCGCGGACCCAGCGCAGGCCGCGTTGGGGCAATTGCACGCGGTATTCCTCGCGCCAGTGGCTGAGGGCGTTGGCCGAGGCACGGATCGAGGCGCGCACGCGGGTGGTGTCCTGAGGATGAATCCGCGTGAAAATCGCTTCGGCGTTGAGCAGCAGCACGTCCGGCTCCAACTCATAGATCTCGCGAATGCCGTCGCTGGCGTAGATCACGCTGAAACGCCCGTCGAACTCCATCTTGAACTGGTAGATGCCGCCGGGCACATGGGCACTGAGTTTCTTCAGCAACAGGTCCCGTGCGGCCAGGGCCTCATGCACGCGCTTGCGTTCGGTGATGTCGATGCAGATCGCCAGGTGCCCGACCCACAGCCCCTGTTCGTCGAGAACCGGAGTCGCCAGCATGTTGACGATCAGGTGGCTGCCATCGCTGCGCACCAGCGTCCACTCCCGCGCCTCATCGCCACCCTCGACCAGCATCGCATGACAGGCCGGGACCGGCTTGCCGTAACGCGCCGTCAATTCTGCCGAGCGTGCCGCGAGTTCCCGGGGCAAGTGCAGGTTTTCCAGGGTCATGTGCCCGACCACTTCGGCGACGGTGTAACCGAGCATCTGCTCGGCGCCAGCATTGAAGGTGCTGATCACTCCGCGCAGGTCCGTGGCAATGATCGCCACCTGGGTCGCGGCATCCAGCACCCCGCGCAACTGGCCATGGGTGCCACGCAGCTCCTGTTCGCGGGCGCGCAGTTCCCCGGTCCTTTGCTCGACCATTTTCAGCGCCCGCTGCCGCTGACTGGCCAGCACATAGAGCAAGGCGCTGAGCAACACACTGAGCAGGCCACCGAGCACCACCAGCGTGGTCACTGAAGAATGGTTGGCCTTGAGGAAAGCCGCGCTGGGGCGGATATCGACCTGGTAATCGTGATCGGCAAGACGCAACAACCGCGTCGCGGACAAGTCACTGGACGCTGGCGCATTGGGCGATTCGAACAGCACCTCGTGCTGCTCATCGGTGGACAGGTCGAGGATGCGCACCGAAAGATAATCACGGCCCGCCTCCGGCAACCCGTCCGCCAGCAACTGGCGCATGCTGATCACCGCCATGACATACCCGAACGGTTTGCCGGTTGCGCCACCGACGCTGCCGCGCAGCATGACCGGCGCCACCAACAGCACGCCGCGGGCATAAGCCGGCTCGATATTGACCAGATGCATCGGCTGCGACACGGCCATGCCCTGGTGCCGGTCGGCCCGTTCCAGCGTGGCGCGACGCAAGGGCTGGGCCAGCAAGTCATAGCCCAGGGGCGCACCGAGCTTGCTTTGCGTCTGGCTATACAGCACCGCCACGTACTCATCCCGCTCGCCGGCCGATTGCAGTTGTCCGGCGGCATTGAGCTCGCGCAGGGTGAATTCGCCCAGGCCCTCCTCGCGCGCCCGACGCTCGAAGGCTTGCCGCTGCTCCCGGCTGACCCGTTCGGCGAACGAATAGGCCTGGGTGCGGTGCAACAGGGGTTGGGTGTAGCCGTTGAATTCTGCGCGCGAGACCGTATCGGAGTTGGCA
Proteins encoded in this window:
- the dacB gene encoding D-alanyl-D-alanine carboxypeptidase/D-alanyl-D-alanine endopeptidase, with product MIKSLRPLLLAGLLLPLALPVSADPINTSLSPNVEKALKASKLQDNALSLVMIPLNGPGTPTIFNADVSVNPASTMKLVTTYAALEMLGPNHQWKTEFYTDGTLSGGILNGNLYLKGGGDPKLNMEKLWLLMRDLRANGVTQVTGDLVLDKNFFVQPQLPEFNDDGNDENKPFLVKPDALLVNLKALRFVARNDGGRVLVSVEPPIASIRIENQVKAINSKQCTGGVRYNPVPQADGSVTVTVGGQLGEGCSSQTYLSLLDHATYTAGAVRAIWKELGGSIQGRDVLAPTPKDAKVLARAFSPDLAEIIRDINKYSNNTMAQQLFLSLGQKFRTDADADDAKAAQRVVRQWLAKKGITAPHLVMENGSGLSRSERVSAREMASMLQAAWRSPYAAEYISSMPIAGTDGTMRKRLKTTAMRGEAHVKTGTLNTVRAIAGFSRDVNGNTWAVVAILNDKAPFGASSVLDQVLLDLYRQPKLAQTASVL
- a CDS encoding sensor domain-containing diguanylate cyclase, with amino-acid sequence MSLHAVRPKILGFISEDVPAGLVALMVLLVGGILTALLAWSTLNLFQHQLRQRFQLLASERYSRIEERFQDQEQRLDGLRRFFANSDTVSRAEFNGYTQPLLHRTQAYSFAERVSREQRQAFERRAREEGLGEFTLRELNAAGQLQSAGERDEYVAVLYSQTQSKLGAPLGYDLLAQPLRRATLERADRHQGMAVSQPMHLVNIEPAYARGVLLVAPVMLRGSVGGATGKPFGYVMAVISMRQLLADGLPEAGRDYLSVRILDLSTDEQHEVLFESPNAPASSDLSATRLLRLADHDYQVDIRPSAAFLKANHSSVTTLVVLGGLLSVLLSALLYVLASQRQRALKMVEQRTGELRAREQELRGTHGQLRGVLDAATQVAIIATDLRGVISTFNAGAEQMLGYTVAEVVGHMTLENLHLPRELAARSAELTARYGKPVPACHAMLVEGGDEAREWTLVRSDGSHLIVNMLATPVLDEQGLWVGHLAICIDITERKRVHEALAARDLLLKKLSAHVPGGIYQFKMEFDGRFSVIYASDGIREIYELEPDVLLLNAEAIFTRIHPQDTTRVRASIRASANALSHWREEYRVQLPQRGLRWVRGEATPEELPGGGVLWHGYISDITDTKRVEEELRAQSVTDALTGIHNRRYFQERLTTEMARVERGGGELSVIMLDIDHFKRINDQYGHAVGDRVLQAVCERIGHRLRRTDVFCRLGGEEFMVLCPDIGGEQAHLLALELWQSLRSAPIDEVGVVTASFGIASWRVGEGADALLLRADSGVYVAKQEGRDRVQGEMN